Below is a window of Candidatus Dependentiae bacterium DNA.
TCAGTTGGACTGGTGAAGTTCATACCACTTGCTCCGTTATCATAAACATCTACACCATCAATTATCACATTTGAAGTTGCAGCAGTTGCCAAAATACCGTCAGATGTCATATCGCTAATTGTGCCATCAAAGATGAAGACATTTGAAACACCTGAAGACAACTCTATTCCATTTACGCCTGCAGCTCCACCGGATACGGTTCTTTCATTCATATCTAATGAAACATTTGATACTGAAATTGTAATTGCTGCTCCAACACCATCATGATCAACGTTTTCAGCCAAACAGTATCTACCTGGTTCGGAGATCACTTTTGGAATATCTGATTGTAAAATTGGCGTACCACATTCAGTCATGGCAATAAGGTCAATCTTACTTTCAACAGTGCCGCGAACAAATAGGTCAAGTGCACATAATTTACTTTCAACATCATCTATTACACTGCCATCAAAGTCTGCATTTTCAATCAACGATTGAATGATATCAACTTTACTGTCGATCACACAAACTTTTGATTCGATAGTGTCTGCAGTCATTTGAACTTGTTCAACTTCTACATCAATGACATCAACTTTACTGTCAATTGTTTCATCAAGATTAATGATCACATCCAACTTGCTATCTTCAGTGCCACGGATAAACAGATCGAGTGCACAGAGTTTAGATTCAACAATATCAACTACACTGCCATCAAAGTCAATATTATTTATTTTAGAATCTATTGCACATACTTTTGATTCAATAGTGTTTGCAGTCAACTGAACTTGCTCAACTTCAGCATCAATCACATCAACTTTAGAATCGATAGTGATATTTTGATCAATGATCAGATCTAACTTGCTATCTTCAGTGCCACGGATAAACAGATCGAGTGCACAGAGTTTTGATTCAACAATATCAACTACACTGCCATCAAAGTCAATATTATTTATTTTAGAATCTATTGCACATACTTTTGATTCAATAGTGTTTGCAGTCAACTGAACTTGCTCAATTTCATTGTCAACCACATCAACTTTACTGTCGATAGTGATATTTTGATCAATGATCAGATCCAACTTGCTATCTTCGGTGCCACGGATAAACAGATCGAGTGCACAGAGTTTAGATTCAACTGAATCGATCACACTACCGTCAAGATCAATATTATCTAATGTTGAAATGATAACATCTAACTTACTATCTTCGGTGCCACGAATAAACATATCCAATGCGCACAGTTTACTATCAACTTGGTCAATCACACTGCCATCGAAATCTATGCTATTTAATGTTGATTGAATTGCATCAACTTTAGAATCTATGGTGCACACTTTGCTTAATGTATTTTCATCAAGATCGATGATCACATCCAGTTTGCTATCTTCTGTGCCACGAATAAACATATCCAATGCGCACAGTTTACTATCAACTGAATCGATCACACTACCGTCAAGATCAATATTATCTAATGTTGAAATGATAACATCTAACTTACTATCTTCGGTGCCACGAATAAACATATCCAATGCGCACAGTTTACTATCAACTTGGTCAATCACACTGCCATCGAAATCTATGCTATTTAATGTTGATTGAATTGCATCAACTTTTGAATCTATAGTGCATACTTTGCTTAATGTATTTTCATCAAGATCTATGATCACATCCAGTTTGCTATCTTCTGTGCTGCGAATGAACATATCCAATGCGCACAGTTTACTGTCAACTTGGTCGATCACACTGCCATCAAAATCTATGCTATTTAATGTTGATTGAATTGCATCAACTTTTGAATCTATGGTGCACACTTTGCTTAATGTATTTTCATCAAG
It encodes the following:
- a CDS encoding right-handed parallel beta-helix repeat-containing protein; protein product: DSKLDVIIDLDENTLSKVCTIDSKVDAIQSTLNSIDFDGSVIDQVDSKLCALDMFIRSTEDSKLDVIIDLDENTLSKVCTIDSKVDAIQSTLNSIDFDGSVIDQVDSKLCALDMFIRGTEDSKLDVIISTLDNIDLDGSVIDSVDSKLCALDMFIRGTEDSKLDVIIDLDENTLSKVCTIDSKVDAIQSTLNSIDFDGSVIDQVDSKLCALDMFIRGTEDSKLDVIISTLDNIDLDGSVIDSVESKLCALDLFIRGTEDSKLDLIIDQNITIDSKVDVVDNEIEQVQLTANTIESKVCAIDSKINNIDFDGSVVDIVESKLCALDLFIRGTEDSKLDLIIDQNITIDSKVDVIDAEVEQVQLTANTIESKVCAIDSKINNIDFDGSVVDIVESKLCALDLFIRGTEDSKLDVIINLDETIDSKVDVIDVEVEQVQMTADTIESKVCVIDSKVDIIQSLIENADFDGSVIDDVESKLCALDLFVRGTVESKIDLIAMTECGTPILQSDIPKVISEPGRYCLAENVDHDGVGAAITISVSNVSLDMNERTVSGGAAGVNGIELSSGVSNVFIFDGTISDMTSDGILATAATSNVIIDGVDVYDNGASGMNFTSPTDLKLFNSCLEGNTGSGLSLTTASRTLINNCAASNNTVNGFLSTTGDNIIIEESVAMENGTNGIAYATTTTSKVIRCATMSNTEDGISLTNCIDCEIVECNSLGNTANGIHLDGSTPGTQNCYIHDNTLVRNGNINFLEESANGPNSILGNYAQNPSLARNYCQGLSGITTVTLQQSVPFISSPTPWDNINMIP